A region from the Alnus glutinosa chromosome 5, dhAlnGlut1.1, whole genome shotgun sequence genome encodes:
- the LOC133868970 gene encoding uncharacterized protein LOC133868970 gives MAEKEGAIIKKDHQEGMKMAVSLLEEFKLPLGLLPLADVIEVGFVRSTGYMWILQKKKVEHNFHIISKLVSYDAAISGYVEKNRIKKLKGVKAKELMLWPPVSEITVDNPPTGKIRFKSLAGITRTYPAEAFATGN, from the coding sequence ATGGCAGAAAAGGAAGGAGCAATCATCAAAAAGGACCATCAAGAGGGGATGAAAATGGCAGTGTCTCTGCTTGAAGAATTCAAACTTCCTCTGGGACTTCTCCCTCTTGCTGATGTGATAGAAGTTGGTTTTGTGAGGAGCACTGGCTACATGTGGATCctacaaaagaagaaagttgaacacaatttccatatcatcAGCAAGCTTGTGAGTTACGATGCTGCAATTAGTGGTTATGTTGAGAAGAATCGGATCAAGAAGCTCAAGGGAGTCAAGGCTAAGGAGCTCATGCTATGGCCTCCAGTTAGCGAGATAACTGTTGATAACCCACCGACCGGAAAAATTCGCTTCAAGAGTCTAGCTGGCATCACCAGAACTTATCCGGCCGAGGCCTTTGCTACTGGAAACTAA
- the LOC133869607 gene encoding heavy metal-associated isoprenylated plant protein 29-like, whose product MSKKKNLSYTIVEMIVPMDCAGCESKIKKALQKLDGVGEVDVDIGMQKVTVTGWVDQEKVLKTVRKTGRTAELWPYYPYNPEYQNFTTQYYHQHHRQSQPKTYYASESDSSYNNYIHGYNGQEYGNYPQIPYPNVYDSKATTMFSEENPHACSIM is encoded by the exons atgtcgaagaagaagaatctctcTTACACG ATAGTGGAGATGATAGTTCCCATGGACTGTGCTGGTTGCGAAAGCAAGATAAAGAAAGCTCTCCAGAAACTGGATG GAGTGGGTGAAGTTGATGTAGACATTGGCATGCAAAAGGTGACAGTGACGGGATGGGTTGACCAGGAGAAAGTTTTGAAAACAGTGAGAAAGACAGGGCGGACGGCCGAGCTTTGGCCATACTACCCTTACAACCCTGAATACCAGAACTTCACCACCCAGTATTACCATCAACACCATCGTCAGAGCCAACCGAAGACCTATTACGCATCAGAGTCCGATTCTTCCTACAACAACTATATACATGGCTATAATGGCCAAGAATATGGTAATTATCCACAGATTCCTTACCCTAACGTCTATGATTCGAAGGCCACAACCATGTTCAGCGAGGAAAACCCTCACGCTTGTTCTATAATGTAA